In Pseudomonas deceptionensis, a single window of DNA contains:
- a CDS encoding SDR family oxidoreductase: MRLSEARVVLTGASGGIGLAIADALCASGARVLAVARHRETLAPLLSRYPQHLCWVAADLTCSAERRKVLAAAEAIGGINLLINAAGVNHFAMLEQLDDVEINAMLAVNISAPICLTKLLLPLLKQADSAMVVNVGSTYGSIGYAGYASYCATKFALRGFSEALRRELADTRVGVLYVAPRATRTTMNSSAAQVLNDALNAGVDDPQTVASAVVHSIAGDRRDLYLGWKERFFVRLNSLFPHLVDKGLRKHLPLIRRLSTKPEREKR; encoded by the coding sequence ATGCGACTGTCTGAGGCTCGTGTGGTCCTGACCGGTGCCAGTGGTGGTATCGGCCTGGCAATTGCCGATGCCCTTTGTGCCAGTGGTGCTCGCGTGCTGGCGGTAGCCCGGCACCGGGAAACGCTTGCACCGCTGCTGTCGCGCTATCCGCAGCATTTGTGCTGGGTTGCCGCTGATCTGACGTGCTCTGCTGAGCGGCGCAAAGTGTTAGCCGCCGCTGAGGCTATAGGCGGCATCAATCTGTTGATCAATGCTGCCGGAGTCAATCACTTTGCCATGCTTGAACAGCTTGATGACGTAGAAATCAACGCAATGTTGGCGGTGAATATCAGCGCCCCGATTTGTCTGACCAAGTTGCTGTTGCCGCTGCTTAAGCAGGCAGACAGTGCGATGGTGGTTAACGTTGGTTCGACGTATGGCTCCATTGGCTATGCCGGTTATGCCAGCTACTGCGCTACCAAGTTTGCACTGCGCGGGTTTTCTGAAGCCCTTAGGCGGGAACTGGCGGACACCCGGGTTGGCGTGCTTTATGTTGCTCCACGTGCCACTCGTACCACGATGAATAGCTCTGCGGCTCAAGTACTGAACGATGCATTGAATGCTGGGGTTGATGATCCACAAACCGTTGCTTCGGCTGTGGTTCATTCTATTGCAGGTGACCGCCGGGATTTGTACTTAGGCTGGAAGGAGCGCTTTTTCGTACGGCTCAATAGCCTTTTTCCCCACTTGGTGGACAAGGGGCTACGTAAACACTTGCCTCTGATTCGCCGCCTGAGTACTAAGCCTGAAAGAGAGAAGCGCTAA